From the Bacteroidia bacterium genome, one window contains:
- a CDS encoding glycosyltransferase family 2 protein — MSTPQLLLFLIGTLSAIAILTTYVVYPLLIALYARFFPRRWKTDENALPPVTMLVAAYNEAEVLEEKIRNFLAMDYPPDRLRLLIGSDGSTDGTQELLDRLCDGERVRYFAFGRGGKMKTVNQLATQVTTPYIIFSDANTMYHPQAARKLLRHFADDSIGGVCGKLVLRPVNESSGGRGEHTYWSFENLIKQWEGNAATTLGATGGIYAIRTEFFEPQPEEGYVADDFLLPMRILLRGKRFVFDGEALATEDTMPDMRREYHRKIRVAISTFNAMRELRPRLHELPFSVRLMLFGHKTLRWLVPFFLVAILLSAALLASLPWVWNWVLIPSVIFSVLALLAYVAESFGKRLGVLSLPLYFISINVALLVGWWKFLSGAKASTWERSPRS, encoded by the coding sequence ATGAGCACACCGCAACTTCTCCTATTCCTGATCGGCACATTGAGTGCGATCGCGATTCTTACGACATACGTCGTGTATCCTTTGCTCATTGCGTTGTACGCGCGTTTCTTCCCTCGCCGATGGAAAACAGATGAGAACGCGCTCCCGCCCGTAACCATGCTCGTCGCGGCATACAATGAAGCGGAGGTTCTGGAAGAAAAAATCCGGAACTTTCTGGCGATGGACTATCCTCCGGACCGGCTCAGACTGCTCATCGGCAGCGATGGCTCCACAGACGGGACACAGGAACTACTCGATCGGCTGTGTGATGGCGAGAGGGTGCGCTATTTCGCCTTCGGTCGTGGCGGAAAAATGAAAACCGTCAATCAGCTCGCGACACAGGTCACGACGCCCTACATCATTTTTTCCGATGCCAACACGATGTATCACCCGCAAGCCGCGCGGAAACTGCTGCGCCACTTCGCGGACGACAGCATTGGCGGCGTATGCGGCAAACTGGTCTTGCGGCCCGTGAATGAAAGCTCCGGAGGACGCGGGGAGCACACCTACTGGTCGTTCGAGAATCTGATCAAGCAGTGGGAAGGCAATGCCGCAACAACGCTCGGAGCCACGGGCGGCATCTACGCAATACGGACGGAGTTTTTTGAGCCGCAGCCGGAAGAAGGGTACGTGGCGGATGACTTCCTCCTCCCTATGCGCATTCTCCTGCGCGGGAAACGCTTCGTTTTCGATGGCGAGGCGCTTGCGACGGAAGACACCATGCCCGATATGCGCAGGGAATACCACCGCAAGATCCGCGTCGCCATCAGCACCTTCAATGCCATGCGCGAGCTTCGTCCACGACTGCACGAGCTGCCTTTTTCCGTACGGCTGATGCTGTTCGGCCACAAAACGCTGCGGTGGCTGGTACCATTTTTCCTCGTCGCAATTCTGTTGAGCGCGGCGCTGCTCGCTTCACTGCCGTGGGTATGGAACTGGGTGCTTATCCCATCAGTCATATTTTCGGTTCTTGCGCTGCTCGCCTATGTGGCGGAGAGTTTCGGCAAGCGTCTGGGCGTGCTCTCGTTGCCGCTGTACTTCATTTCCATAAACGTCGCATTACTCGTCGGCTGGTGGAAATTCCTTTCGGGAGCCAAGGCCTCCACGTGGGAGCGTTCACCGAGATCGTAG
- a CDS encoding thioesterase: MTETDDTVLPADHGTAGLPFSREYFLHYYDCDARRRQTVFSMLRYFEDMAMIQSEQCGIGLDFYAANNVAWLLTQYDIVIHQRPTLGSTALVHTRPLAFRNMLATRSFAIDSEDGSRCVDALSHWVYIDTVRRRPRRIDEAMFSGYGIAAESPELTMPPALPPPAHAMEEREFSVRMSDIDHNGHVNNLRYVEWALEALPENMRQHGNMTKLQVQYRRETRYGGSVFARSAWEQRDGHIVATHAIASDGVDVCLLQSTWST, encoded by the coding sequence ATGACAGAAACTGACGACACCGTACTTCCAGCGGATCACGGCACCGCGGGGCTTCCCTTTTCGCGGGAGTACTTTTTGCACTATTACGATTGCGACGCCCGTCGCCGGCAGACGGTGTTCAGCATGCTGCGGTATTTCGAAGACATGGCGATGATTCAGAGTGAGCAATGCGGAATCGGGCTGGATTTTTACGCCGCGAACAACGTCGCCTGGCTGCTGACGCAGTATGATATCGTCATACACCAGCGCCCGACGCTGGGCTCCACCGCGCTGGTGCACACGCGGCCGCTCGCGTTTCGCAACATGCTTGCCACACGCAGCTTCGCCATTGACAGCGAAGACGGGTCGCGTTGCGTCGATGCGCTTTCGCATTGGGTGTACATCGACACGGTTCGGCGCAGGCCGCGGCGCATCGATGAAGCGATGTTTTCGGGTTATGGCATCGCGGCCGAGTCCCCGGAACTCACAATGCCTCCGGCCCTCCCTCCCCCTGCCCATGCCATGGAGGAAAGGGAATTCAGTGTGCGCATGTCGGACATCGATCACAACGGGCACGTGAACAATCTCCGCTATGTGGAGTGGGCGCTGGAGGCATTGCCCGAAAACATGCGGCAGCACGGGAACATGACGAAGCTGCAGGTTCAGTATCGCCGGGAAACGCGTTACGGGGGATCCGTCTTCGCCCGCAGCGCGTGGGAACAGCGCGACGGGCACATTGTTGCAACACACGCCATCGCCTCGGATGGTGTGGATGTGTGTCTGTTGCAGAGTACGTGGAGCACCTAG
- a CDS encoding glycosyltransferase family 4 protein, whose product MSSPLRILQIAPRLPWPLSIGGNIGIFNITRALSRLGHEITFVCFATDTSDPSPMSTFCDVRIVRHDTSTRALSLFTNLFSTWPYTISKYRCAAMHDTLRKLCRERSFDVVHVDHIHMAPYGVMLKEEFGLPLIIREHNFETTIYERFALQQTFPPLAWYMHMQTRRLLRFETRHVLQADVVAAITDEDAARIRQAAVVRHMEIVPAGVDLDAHNPSDPSLEHSATITLLGSMAWEPNLDAVLWFVSQIWPRIAGQHTGARLIIAGAAPPRRIRELASERIEVRGFVEDLSGLLASSTVLAVPLRVGGGMRIKLLEYFARAKAVVSTSIGAEGNLGRDGAHLLIADDAEDFAAATLRLLHDPQLRRRLGAAARKLTEEVYSWEVIGRSFVQCYHNALGERR is encoded by the coding sequence TCACGGCTCGGCCACGAGATTACTTTTGTATGCTTTGCCACAGATACGTCGGATCCCTCACCGATGAGTACATTCTGTGATGTGCGTATCGTCCGTCACGACACGAGCACACGGGCGCTGTCGCTGTTCACGAATCTGTTTTCGACGTGGCCGTACACAATATCCAAGTACCGTTGTGCAGCCATGCACGACACTCTCAGGAAACTCTGTCGGGAGCGCAGCTTCGACGTCGTGCATGTCGACCATATTCACATGGCGCCGTACGGCGTGATGCTGAAGGAAGAATTCGGACTGCCGCTTATCATACGCGAGCACAACTTCGAAACCACGATTTACGAACGTTTTGCGCTGCAGCAGACGTTCCCTCCCCTCGCGTGGTACATGCATATGCAGACGCGGCGTCTGCTGCGCTTCGAAACGCGGCATGTTCTTCAGGCAGATGTCGTTGCGGCGATTACCGACGAAGATGCTGCTCGCATTCGGCAGGCGGCCGTCGTGCGGCATATGGAAATCGTGCCCGCCGGCGTTGACCTCGACGCGCACAATCCCTCGGACCCTTCCCTCGAGCACAGTGCAACGATCACACTCCTTGGCAGTATGGCCTGGGAGCCCAATCTTGACGCTGTGCTGTGGTTCGTTTCTCAGATCTGGCCGCGCATCGCCGGGCAGCATACCGGTGCGCGTTTGATCATCGCAGGAGCTGCGCCACCGCGACGCATACGTGAACTCGCTTCGGAACGCATCGAAGTCCGGGGCTTCGTGGAAGATCTTTCGGGATTATTGGCGTCCAGCACGGTTCTTGCTGTTCCGTTGCGCGTGGGGGGCGGAATGCGTATCAAGTTGCTCGAGTACTTCGCACGGGCGAAAGCCGTTGTATCCACCAGCATCGGAGCGGAAGGAAATCTTGGCCGCGATGGTGCGCATCTGCTGATCGCCGACGATGCGGAGGATTTCGCAGCCGCGACGCTTCGCCTTCTGCATGACCCGCAATTACGGAGACGGCTCGGCGCCGCTGCGCGAAAGCTGACGGAAGAGGTCTATTCGTGGGAGGTTATCGGACGGAGTTTCGTGCAATGCTATCACAACGCATTGGGAGAACGGCGATGA
- a CDS encoding bifunctional class I SAM-dependent methyltransferase/glycosyltransferase family 2 protein, with protein sequence MDKKRTIIDFFDREAPARSRKRKRFGYFYRLTENYLRFYVPEGSSVLLVGCGTGEMLHALKPSRGVGIDISGGMIEQARKNFPQYEFHTQDVESLHLDETFDVVIFSDVIGYLNDIQTTLSRIQSVCDENTRVMITYFSIFWQFPLRLAEKAGLKMTSPFFAWLEPDDIANLLDLAGFDIIRKNLKVLFPLYIPLLSFFFNFFLANLPIIRRLCLLEIVSARLRPSGERHEKSVAVLIPTRNEKGNIAAALDRLPALGSHTEVIFVDGHSTDGTLEEVERQAALRPHMDISWYSQDGKGKGDAVRKGFSLAKSDILMILDADLTVPPEELPKFYDALVQGKGEFINGSRMVYPMEDRAMRFLNVLGNKFFSIVFTWLLDQRFKDTLCGTKVLTRENYLKVAANRSYFGDFDPFGDFDLIFGAAKLNLKITEIPIRYRERTYGSTNISRFRHGLILLRMCLYAYKKIKMI encoded by the coding sequence ATGGACAAAAAGCGCACAATCATTGATTTTTTCGACCGTGAAGCCCCTGCGCGCAGCAGAAAGCGGAAGCGCTTCGGCTACTTTTACCGGTTGACCGAAAATTATCTGCGCTTTTATGTGCCCGAAGGTTCGTCCGTCCTGCTCGTCGGCTGCGGCACCGGTGAGATGCTGCACGCGCTCAAGCCCTCCCGCGGCGTGGGCATTGATATCAGTGGGGGCATGATCGAGCAGGCGAGAAAGAACTTCCCGCAGTATGAATTCCACACCCAGGATGTCGAATCGTTGCATCTGGACGAGACTTTCGATGTGGTGATTTTTTCCGATGTCATCGGGTATCTTAACGACATCCAGACGACGCTTTCGCGTATTCAGAGCGTTTGTGATGAAAACACGCGCGTGATGATCACCTATTTCAGCATTTTCTGGCAATTCCCGTTGCGACTGGCGGAAAAGGCCGGGCTGAAAATGACCTCGCCGTTTTTCGCCTGGCTGGAACCGGACGACATCGCGAATCTGCTGGATCTGGCCGGCTTCGACATCATCCGGAAAAATCTGAAAGTTCTTTTTCCTCTCTACATTCCGCTGTTGTCGTTCTTCTTCAACTTTTTTCTCGCAAACCTTCCCATCATCCGGCGCCTCTGTCTGCTGGAAATCGTCTCCGCCCGCCTCCGTCCGTCCGGCGAGCGACACGAGAAGTCCGTCGCCGTTCTCATCCCCACACGGAACGAAAAAGGAAACATCGCTGCCGCTCTGGATCGTCTCCCTGCTCTCGGCAGTCACACCGAGGTGATTTTCGTGGATGGTCACAGCACCGACGGCACGCTGGAAGAGGTGGAGCGCCAGGCCGCGCTGCGTCCGCACATGGACATCAGCTGGTATTCCCAGGACGGCAAGGGCAAGGGCGACGCGGTGCGTAAGGGCTTTTCGCTCGCAAAAAGCGACATTCTGATGATTCTGGATGCGGACCTGACCGTCCCGCCCGAAGAATTACCGAAATTCTACGACGCACTCGTGCAGGGCAAGGGTGAGTTTATCAACGGCTCACGCATGGTGTATCCGATGGAAGACCGCGCCATGCGTTTTCTCAATGTGCTGGGAAACAAGTTTTTCAGCATCGTCTTCACCTGGCTGCTGGACCAGCGTTTCAAAGACACGCTGTGCGGCACCAAGGTGCTCACGCGTGAGAATTATCTCAAGGTTGCGGCGAACCGTTCGTATTTCGGAGATTTTGATCCTTTCGGCGATTTCGACCTCATCTTCGGCGCGGCCAAGCTGAATCTGAAAATCACGGAAATTCCCATCCGCTATCGCGAACGCACCTACGGCAGCACCAACATCAGCCGCTTCCGTCACGGTCTGATCCTGCTCCGTATGTGTCTTTACGCCTACAAGAAGATCAAGATGATATGA